A section of the Pimelobacter simplex genome encodes:
- a CDS encoding PaaI family thioesterase: MTESVIQTQVNPAELDGLAQLQAMRDGLIPAAPIAETLGFAGFDVPERGTAIFELDPELRHYNPIGSVHGGVYATLLDSACGCAVHSTLAVGEGYTSLDLTVKFLRAVTVDSGRLRAVGTVLQRGRRTALAEAKLYDGSGKLVAYASSSCMIFS, encoded by the coding sequence ATGACTGAGTCCGTGATCCAGACCCAGGTGAACCCCGCCGAGCTCGACGGGCTCGCCCAGCTCCAGGCCATGCGCGACGGGCTGATCCCCGCGGCTCCGATCGCCGAGACGCTCGGCTTCGCCGGCTTCGACGTCCCCGAGCGGGGGACCGCGATCTTCGAGCTCGACCCCGAGCTGCGCCACTACAACCCCATCGGCAGCGTCCACGGCGGCGTCTACGCCACGCTGCTCGACTCCGCCTGCGGGTGCGCGGTGCACTCCACGCTCGCGGTGGGCGAGGGCTACACCTCGCTCGACCTGACCGTGAAGTTCCTGCGCGCCGTCACTGTCGACTCGGGCCGGCTGCGGGCCGTGGGGACCGTGCTCCAGCGCGGCCGCCGTACGGCGCTCGCCGAGGCCAAGCTGTACGACGGGAGCGGCAAGCTCGTCGCCTACGCGTCCAGCAGCTGCATGATCTTCAGCTGA
- a CDS encoding DEAD/DEAH box helicase, protein MSSLGPAWPERAAWGTAPSLRAWQSAALDDYLSRNPRDFLAVATPGAGKTTFALTVAAELLGRRVVDRLIIVAPTEHLKMQWAEAAARAGIPIDPTYSAGSGKISSDYVGVAVTYAGVGVNPLALRIRTERFRTLVILDEIHHAGDSLNWGEGVREAFEPAARRLALTGTPFRSDINPIPFVSYAPGEGGFPTSVADYTYGYAEALADHVVRPVLFLAYSGQMSWRTRAGDEVAASLGEPLTKDMTSQALRTALDPQGSWMPSVLEAADKRLSEVRRHIPDAGGLVIASDQDSARAYAKLLKSISGESATVVLSDEKASSKKISAFSEADSRWMVAVRMVSEGVDVPRLAVGVWATTTSTPLFFAQAVGRFVRARKRGEIASVFLPSVPNLLSFASELEAQRDHVLKRKVSDDGDIFAAEDDLLAQANAAEGASEELELGPFEALGSEARFDHALYDGAQFGHEGEVHVGSEEEMDFLGIPGLLEPDQVSALLQQRQADRRRTRSGPAAEERPADTVAEVTTHEQLGLLRRELNGLVGSWNHRTGQAHGITHAALRKECGGPAAAVANAEQLQKRIDRIREWSVRKTS, encoded by the coding sequence CTGGCAGTCTGCCGCTCTCGACGACTACCTCTCGCGCAACCCGCGTGACTTCCTCGCCGTGGCGACCCCCGGCGCGGGCAAGACGACGTTCGCGCTCACCGTGGCCGCCGAGCTGCTGGGGCGCCGCGTCGTCGACCGGCTGATCATCGTCGCGCCCACCGAGCACCTCAAGATGCAGTGGGCCGAGGCGGCGGCGCGGGCGGGCATCCCGATCGACCCGACCTACTCGGCCGGCTCGGGCAAGATCTCCAGCGACTACGTCGGCGTCGCGGTCACCTACGCAGGTGTCGGGGTCAACCCGCTGGCGCTGCGGATCCGCACCGAGCGGTTCCGCACCCTGGTCATCCTCGACGAGATCCACCACGCGGGCGACTCGCTCAACTGGGGCGAGGGCGTGCGCGAGGCCTTCGAGCCGGCCGCGCGCCGCCTGGCGCTGACCGGTACGCCGTTCCGCTCCGACATCAACCCGATCCCGTTCGTCAGCTACGCCCCCGGCGAGGGCGGCTTCCCGACGTCGGTCGCCGACTACACCTACGGCTACGCCGAGGCGCTGGCCGACCACGTGGTCCGGCCGGTGCTCTTCCTGGCCTACTCCGGCCAGATGAGCTGGCGCACCCGCGCGGGCGACGAGGTCGCCGCGTCGCTGGGCGAGCCGCTCACCAAGGACATGACCTCCCAGGCGCTGCGCACCGCGCTCGACCCCCAGGGCTCGTGGATGCCCTCGGTGCTCGAGGCGGCCGACAAGCGGCTCTCCGAGGTACGCCGGCACATCCCCGACGCGGGCGGCCTGGTGATCGCCTCCGACCAGGACAGCGCCCGCGCCTACGCCAAGCTGCTCAAGTCGATCAGCGGCGAGTCGGCGACCGTCGTGCTCTCCGACGAGAAGGCGTCGTCGAAGAAGATCTCCGCGTTCAGCGAGGCCGACTCGCGCTGGATGGTCGCGGTCCGGATGGTCTCCGAGGGCGTCGACGTCCCGCGCCTCGCGGTCGGCGTGTGGGCCACCACGACCTCGACCCCGCTGTTCTTCGCCCAGGCCGTCGGCCGGTTCGTGCGCGCGCGCAAGCGCGGCGAGATCGCCTCGGTGTTCCTGCCGTCGGTGCCGAACCTGCTCTCGTTCGCCTCCGAGCTCGAGGCCCAGCGCGACCACGTCCTCAAGCGCAAGGTCAGCGACGACGGCGACATCTTCGCCGCCGAGGACGACCTGCTGGCCCAGGCCAATGCGGCCGAGGGTGCCTCCGAGGAGCTCGAGCTGGGGCCCTTCGAGGCGCTCGGCTCCGAGGCCCGCTTCGACCACGCGCTCTACGACGGCGCGCAGTTCGGCCACGAGGGCGAGGTGCACGTCGGCTCCGAGGAGGAGATGGACTTCCTCGGCATCCCCGGCCTGCTCGAGCCCGACCAGGTCAGCGCCCTGCTCCAGCAGCGCCAGGCCGACCGCCGTCGTACGCGTTCGGGGCCGGCGGCCGAGGAGCGCCCGGCCGACACCGTCGCCGAGGTGACCACCCACGAGCAGCTCGGGCTGCTGCGCCGCGAGCTCAACGGCCTGGTCGGCTCGTGGAACCACCGGACCGGCCAGGCGCACGGCATCACCCACGCCGCGCTGCGCAAGGAGTGCGGGGGCCCGGCGGCCGCGGTCGCCAATGCCGAGCAGCTCCAGAAGCGGATCGACCGGATCCGGGAGTGGTCGGTCCGCAAGACCTCCTAG
- a CDS encoding tripartite tricarboxylate transporter permease — MDLLLEGFQTALTPENLLFALIGVMLGTAVGVLPGIGPAMALALLLPMTYSVGVDSAIIMFAGIYYGGMYGGSTTSILLNTPGESSSVITAIEGNKMAKSGRAAQALATAAIGSFVAGTIGTVLLWLLVPRVADIVVTLGAPSYFAVMVLAFFAVTMVLGSSKLRGFISLFLGLGIALVGTATGQARLTFGNAQLADGIDVVVVAVGIFAIGEALWVAAHLRRKPLEIIPVGQPWMSKDDWRRSWKPWLRGTAFGFPFGAVPAGGAEVPTFLSYATEKKLSKHPEEFGRGAIEGVAGPEAANNASAAGTMLPLLTLGLPTTATATIMLLALQSYGIQPGPQLLTNEPALVWGLLASLVIANALLLVINLPMAPLWAKLLQIPRPQLYAGILFFATLGAYTANFEPFDLALLVALGLLGLAMRRFGLPVLPLIVGVILGPAMELQLTTALQISDGDLGTLWSEPVAVAVYAVIALMLLAMAVGAVRGRRNPAATTPTATDENDDTDETEELVNR; from the coding sequence ATGGACCTGCTGCTCGAAGGCTTCCAGACGGCCCTGACCCCCGAGAACCTGCTCTTCGCGCTCATCGGCGTGATGCTCGGCACCGCCGTCGGCGTACTGCCCGGCATCGGGCCCGCGATGGCGCTGGCCCTGCTCCTGCCGATGACCTACAGCGTCGGCGTGGACAGCGCGATCATCATGTTCGCCGGCATCTACTACGGCGGCATGTACGGCGGCTCGACCACCTCGATCCTGCTCAACACCCCCGGTGAGTCCTCGTCGGTGATCACCGCCATCGAGGGCAACAAGATGGCCAAGTCGGGGCGCGCCGCGCAGGCGCTCGCCACCGCGGCGATCGGCTCCTTCGTGGCCGGCACGATCGGCACGGTGCTGCTGTGGCTGCTGGTCCCCCGGGTCGCCGACATCGTGGTGACGCTGGGTGCGCCGTCGTACTTCGCGGTCATGGTGCTGGCGTTCTTCGCGGTCACGATGGTGCTCGGCTCGTCCAAGCTGCGCGGCTTCATCTCGCTCTTCCTCGGCCTGGGCATCGCCCTGGTCGGCACGGCCACCGGCCAGGCGCGGCTGACCTTCGGCAACGCCCAGCTCGCCGACGGCATCGACGTCGTGGTGGTCGCGGTCGGCATCTTCGCGATCGGCGAGGCGCTCTGGGTCGCCGCCCACCTGCGCCGCAAGCCGCTGGAGATCATCCCCGTCGGCCAGCCCTGGATGAGCAAGGACGACTGGAGGCGCTCCTGGAAGCCGTGGCTGCGCGGCACCGCGTTCGGCTTCCCGTTCGGCGCCGTGCCGGCCGGTGGTGCCGAGGTCCCCACGTTCCTGTCGTACGCCACCGAGAAGAAGCTCTCGAAGCACCCCGAGGAGTTCGGCCGGGGCGCGATCGAGGGTGTCGCCGGACCGGAGGCCGCCAACAACGCCTCCGCCGCCGGCACCATGCTCCCCCTGCTGACGCTCGGTCTGCCGACGACCGCGACCGCCACGATCATGCTGCTGGCGCTCCAGAGCTACGGCATCCAGCCCGGCCCGCAGCTGCTCACCAACGAGCCGGCGCTCGTGTGGGGCCTGCTCGCCAGCCTGGTCATCGCCAACGCACTGCTCCTCGTCATCAACCTGCCGATGGCGCCGCTGTGGGCCAAGCTGCTGCAGATCCCGCGGCCGCAGCTCTACGCCGGCATCCTGTTCTTCGCCACGCTCGGCGCCTACACGGCCAACTTCGAGCCCTTCGACCTCGCCCTGCTGGTCGCGCTCGGCCTGCTCGGCCTGGCGATGCGCCGCTTCGGCCTCCCGGTGCTGCCGCTCATCGTGGGCGTCATCCTCGGCCCCGCCATGGAGCTCCAGCTGACCACCGCGCTGCAGATCTCCGACGGCGACCTCGGCACCCTGTGGAGCGAGCCCGTCGCCGTCGCGGTGTACGCCGTGATCGCGCTGATGCTCCTCGCCATGGCCGTCGGCGCGGTGCGTGGTCGCCGCAACCCCGCCGCGACCACCCCCACCGCGACCGACGAGAACGACGACACCGACGAGACCGAGGAGCTGGTGAACCGATGA
- a CDS encoding DUF1697 domain-containing protein yields MPTYVAFLRAINLGPNRKFAKADIVAATEAAGGTGVLTHINTGNVRLTTSLRSRAKVEAALEAAYAERQGFEVPTIVYTPAELVAIADDARELTAARTDLERHYVYLLKDEPDPALVAEIEARSDDVNAVVVRGRAAHLLLGPGYEAGGVDPYKTEKALRVVATNRNFNVVTTLADKWCS; encoded by the coding sequence ATGCCGACCTACGTCGCCTTCCTGCGCGCCATCAACCTCGGACCGAACCGCAAGTTCGCCAAGGCCGACATCGTCGCGGCCACCGAGGCGGCCGGCGGGACCGGCGTGCTGACCCACATCAACACCGGCAACGTCCGGCTCACGACGTCGCTGCGCTCGCGGGCCAAGGTCGAGGCGGCGCTCGAGGCGGCGTACGCCGAGCGCCAGGGCTTCGAGGTCCCCACCATCGTCTACACGCCCGCCGAGCTCGTCGCGATCGCCGACGACGCGCGCGAGCTGACGGCGGCGCGCACCGACCTCGAGCGCCACTACGTCTACCTGCTCAAGGACGAGCCGGACCCCGCGCTCGTCGCCGAGATCGAGGCGCGCAGCGACGACGTCAACGCGGTCGTGGTCCGCGGCCGCGCGGCACACCTGCTGCTGGGCCCGGGCTACGAGGCCGGCGGCGTCGACCCCTACAAGACCGAGAAGGCGCTGCGCGTGGTGGCGACCAACCGCAACTTCAACGTGGTCACCACGCTGGCCGACAAGTGGTGCTCCTAG
- the clpS gene encoding ATP-dependent Clp protease adapter ClpS — protein MTTASPEKVDPGVQKDLAPDDITLADTPWVTVVWNDPVNLMSYVTFVFQKHFGYGKKKAEKLMMEVHEDGKSVVSSGTREEMERDVQAMHEYGLWATLSKAE, from the coding sequence GTGACGACCGCGAGCCCGGAGAAGGTCGATCCGGGAGTCCAGAAGGACCTCGCCCCGGACGACATCACGCTCGCCGACACCCCCTGGGTGACGGTGGTGTGGAACGACCCCGTGAACCTGATGTCCTACGTGACGTTCGTCTTCCAGAAGCACTTCGGCTACGGCAAGAAGAAGGCCGAGAAGCTCATGATGGAGGTGCACGAGGACGGCAAGTCCGTCGTCAGCAGCGGCACCCGCGAGGAGATGGAGCGCGACGTGCAGGCGATGCACGAGTACGGCCTGTGGGCGACGTTGTCGAAGGCGGAGTGA
- a CDS encoding SigE family RNA polymerase sigma factor — MLGRNDRDGFTAFAGTDQQRLFRQAYLLCGDRAAAEDLVQTTLTALYVAWPRVEDPAPYARRTMLREHWRTARRRDRERALHRLGDGAGPDHDPARTLTVVEALGTLPARMRAVVVLRYWEDLSVEQTAALLGTSTGNVKSSASRGLAKLRDALGDSFAERVAVVPTSQEDAP; from the coding sequence ATGCTCGGCAGGAACGATCGCGACGGCTTCACCGCGTTCGCGGGCACGGACCAGCAACGCCTGTTCCGCCAGGCCTACCTGCTGTGCGGTGACCGCGCCGCCGCCGAGGACCTGGTCCAGACGACGCTGACCGCCCTGTACGTCGCGTGGCCGCGCGTCGAGGACCCGGCGCCGTACGCCCGGCGCACGATGCTCCGCGAGCACTGGCGCACCGCACGGCGCCGGGACCGCGAGCGGGCCCTGCACCGGCTCGGCGACGGCGCCGGGCCGGACCACGACCCGGCCCGCACGCTGACCGTGGTCGAGGCGCTCGGCACGCTGCCGGCGCGGATGCGCGCCGTGGTCGTGCTCCGCTACTGGGAGGACCTCAGCGTCGAGCAGACCGCAGCCCTGCTCGGCACCAGCACCGGCAACGTGAAGTCCAGCGCCAGCCGGGGACTCGCCAAGCTGCGGGACGCACTCGGCGACAGCTTCGCCGAGCGGGTCGCCGTCGTACCCACCAGCCAGGAGGACGCACCATGA
- a CDS encoding MFS transporter: MTTLHADPDTTSGSFLRQPRAVWAVAFACVIAFMGIGLVDPILKEIAARLEATPSQVSLLFTSYMAVMGVAMLVTGVVSTRIGAKKTLLTGLVLIIVFAGLAGMSGSVGAVIGFRAGWGLGNALFIATALSTIVSASKGSLAQAIILFEAALGLGIASGPLVGGLLGEHSWRGPFFGVSVLMTIALVATAIFLPATPPAPRRTTLADPFRALAYPALAVIAAVAVCYNLGFFSLLAAGPFALPEAGIMQIGWIFFGWGILLAVASVALAPWIQRRIGTVPALIGALTLFAADLLVMALGAAHAGVVTVGIIVAGAFLGVINTLVTEAVMGAAPVERPVASAAYSFVRFTGGAVGPYVALKLAEHQGSAAPFWFGGIAVAVGVVVMVAGARTVHTALHGDAAPAAHSPEEAEAEALGDLA; encoded by the coding sequence GTGACCACCCTCCACGCCGACCCCGACACCACCTCCGGCTCGTTCCTGCGCCAGCCGCGTGCGGTGTGGGCGGTCGCCTTCGCCTGCGTCATCGCCTTCATGGGCATCGGCCTGGTCGACCCGATCCTCAAGGAGATCGCGGCCAGGCTCGAGGCCACGCCCAGCCAGGTGTCGCTGCTCTTCACCAGCTACATGGCCGTGATGGGCGTCGCGATGCTCGTCACCGGCGTCGTCTCCACCCGGATCGGCGCCAAGAAGACCCTGCTCACCGGCCTGGTCCTCATCATCGTCTTCGCCGGGCTGGCCGGCATGTCCGGCTCGGTCGGCGCCGTGATCGGCTTCCGCGCGGGCTGGGGCCTGGGCAACGCGCTCTTCATCGCGACCGCGCTCTCCACGATCGTCAGCGCCTCGAAGGGCTCGCTGGCCCAGGCGATCATCCTGTTCGAGGCCGCGCTCGGCCTCGGCATCGCGTCCGGCCCCCTCGTCGGCGGCCTGCTCGGCGAGCACTCCTGGCGCGGGCCCTTCTTCGGCGTCTCGGTGCTCATGACCATCGCCCTGGTGGCCACCGCGATCTTCCTGCCCGCGACCCCGCCGGCCCCGCGTCGGACGACGCTGGCGGACCCGTTCCGCGCCCTCGCCTACCCCGCGCTGGCCGTCATCGCCGCGGTCGCGGTCTGCTACAACCTGGGCTTCTTCTCGCTCCTGGCGGCCGGCCCGTTCGCGCTGCCCGAGGCCGGGATCATGCAGATCGGCTGGATCTTCTTCGGCTGGGGCATCCTGCTGGCCGTCGCCTCCGTCGCCCTCGCCCCGTGGATCCAGCGCCGGATCGGCACCGTCCCCGCCCTCATCGGCGCCCTGACCCTGTTCGCCGCCGACCTGCTCGTCATGGCCCTCGGCGCCGCGCACGCCGGCGTCGTCACCGTCGGCATCATCGTCGCCGGCGCCTTCCTCGGCGTGATCAACACCCTCGTCACCGAGGCCGTCATGGGCGCCGCTCCCGTCGAGCGCCCGGTCGCCTCCGCGGCGTACTCGTTCGTGCGGTTCACCGGCGGCGCCGTCGGCCCCTACGTCGCCCTCAAGCTCGCCGAGCACCAGGGCTCGGCCGCGCCGTTCTGGTTCGGCGGGATCGCCGTCGCCGTCGGCGTGGTGGTCATGGTCGCCGGAGCGCGCACGGTCCACACCGCCCTGCACGGGGACGCCGCCCCGGCGGCGCACTCGCCCGAGGAGGCGGAGGCCGAGGCGCTCGGCGACCTCGCCTGA
- a CDS encoding Bug family tripartite tricarboxylate transporter substrate binding protein: MHRLLALLTVLALTVLAAGCGVTRGADDPDNRRLRMFIPNSPGGGYDLTGRAAARAMQDNELTGRFEIRNIQGASGTVAMQRLLNEKGSDDLMMVMGLGVVGAVYTNKSKATPLKMTPIARLVEEQEGILVPADSPFRTVGDLVEAWKKDPGGITVGGGSSSGGPDHLFPMQLADTIGISPRDVRYIPYDGGGPLTTALLGEKIDIGMSGLGEFEAQIEEGKLRVLAVSGAERLDGIDAPTLTEAGVDLVFTNWRGVLAPPDISDDQRAYLTDLLTEMHDTEEWKESLADNGWSDNFATGKEFEDFLVEQDARVADTLKELGLA, from the coding sequence ATGCATCGCCTACTGGCGCTCCTCACCGTGCTGGCGCTCACCGTGCTGGCCGCCGGCTGCGGGGTCACCCGCGGCGCGGACGACCCGGACAACCGGCGGCTGCGGATGTTCATCCCCAACAGCCCCGGCGGCGGCTACGACCTGACCGGACGGGCCGCGGCCCGCGCGATGCAGGACAACGAGCTGACCGGACGCTTCGAGATCCGCAACATCCAGGGCGCCAGCGGCACCGTCGCCATGCAGCGGCTGCTCAACGAGAAGGGCTCCGACGACCTCATGATGGTGATGGGGCTCGGCGTGGTCGGCGCGGTCTACACCAACAAGTCCAAGGCCACGCCGCTCAAGATGACCCCGATCGCCCGCCTGGTCGAGGAGCAGGAGGGCATCCTCGTGCCCGCCGACTCCCCGTTCCGGACCGTCGGCGACCTGGTCGAGGCCTGGAAGAAGGACCCCGGCGGCATCACCGTCGGCGGCGGCTCCAGCAGCGGCGGCCCCGACCACCTGTTCCCGATGCAGCTCGCCGACACGATCGGCATCTCGCCCCGCGACGTCCGCTACATCCCGTACGACGGCGGCGGCCCCCTCACGACCGCGCTCCTCGGCGAGAAGATCGACATCGGCATGTCCGGTCTCGGCGAGTTTGAGGCCCAGATCGAGGAGGGCAAGCTCCGCGTCCTCGCGGTCTCCGGCGCCGAGCGTCTCGACGGCATCGACGCGCCGACGCTGACCGAGGCCGGCGTCGACCTGGTGTTCACCAACTGGCGCGGCGTCCTCGCCCCGCCGGACATCTCCGACGACCAGCGCGCCTACCTCACCGACCTCCTCACCGAGATGCACGACACCGAGGAGTGGAAGGAGTCCCTCGCCGACAACGGCTGGAGCGACAACTTCGCCACCGGCAAGGAGTTCGAGGACTTCCTCGTCGAGCAGGACGCCCGCGTGGCCGACACCCTGAAGGAGCTGGGACTCGCATGA
- a CDS encoding universal stress protein, producing the protein MSIVVAYSADRYGEAALEHATGLARKDGTRLVIVNATQGGSLVDRRFAHDADIEAVRDGLVAEGLAVVVRHEVVPDVADAVVAAAEEEQATLIVVGIRHRTPVGKLLLGSVAQRIILEAHCPVLAVKPAAE; encoded by the coding sequence ATGAGCATCGTCGTCGCCTACAGCGCCGATCGCTACGGCGAGGCCGCGCTCGAGCACGCCACGGGCCTGGCCCGCAAGGACGGCACCCGCCTGGTGATCGTCAACGCCACCCAGGGCGGCAGCCTCGTCGACCGCCGCTTCGCGCACGACGCGGACATCGAGGCCGTGCGCGACGGGCTGGTCGCCGAGGGACTGGCGGTCGTCGTCCGGCACGAGGTGGTGCCGGACGTCGCCGACGCCGTGGTCGCGGCCGCCGAGGAGGAGCAGGCGACGTTGATCGTCGTCGGCATCCGGCACCGCACCCCGGTCGGCAAGCTGCTGCTGGGCAGCGTGGCGCAGCGGATCATCCTGGAGGCGCACTGCCCCGTGCTGGCCGTGAAGCCGGCCGCGGAGTAG
- a CDS encoding DUF2017 domain-containing protein — protein MTSGFVRHRRSKRVIATFSAFEADLLRSLAAQLVELLHDESAVAPVERDPLEQLLDFSGPTTEPEDPVLRRLFPNAYRGDDDAAAEFRRFTEGDLRNGKARAAGSIIDVLDEAGLPPEPTDEDLTIDVELDQETALVWMRSFTDLRLALGTRLQVEDGDEDYWYALPDDDPRAQAHHIYEWLGFLQETLVGSLS, from the coding sequence GTGACCTCTGGATTCGTCCGGCACCGCCGGAGCAAGCGCGTCATCGCGACGTTCTCGGCGTTCGAGGCCGACCTGCTGCGCTCGCTGGCCGCCCAGCTCGTCGAGCTCCTCCACGACGAGTCGGCCGTCGCGCCCGTCGAGCGCGACCCGCTGGAGCAGCTGCTCGACTTCTCCGGCCCGACGACCGAGCCCGAGGACCCGGTGCTGCGCCGGCTGTTCCCCAACGCCTACCGCGGCGACGACGACGCGGCGGCCGAGTTCCGCCGGTTCACCGAGGGCGATCTGCGCAACGGCAAGGCGCGTGCCGCGGGCAGCATCATCGACGTCCTCGACGAGGCCGGCCTGCCGCCGGAGCCCACCGACGAGGACCTGACCATCGACGTCGAGCTCGACCAGGAGACCGCGCTGGTCTGGATGCGGTCGTTCACCGACCTGCGCCTGGCGCTGGGCACGCGGCTCCAGGTCGAGGACGGCGACGAGGACTACTGGTACGCGCTGCCCGACGACGACCCGCGCGCTCAGGCGCACCACATCTACGAGTGGTTGGGCTTCCTGCAGGAGACGCTGGTCGGCTCGCTGTCCTGA
- a CDS encoding MarR family winged helix-turn-helix transcriptional regulator, protein MSNPDTDGLSSDLSVYAARLVRLVRREHAPSAGSRVLSILDELGPLGITALAQVDRCSQPTMTGQVRQLVETDWVTKTPHPTDARSSLVDLTDAGRAELRRIRRLSAALVTERLARRTDLSLDDLATAVAVLQAVVEPSSEGIS, encoded by the coding sequence GTGAGCAACCCCGACACCGACGGCCTCAGCAGCGACCTCTCCGTCTACGCCGCCCGCCTGGTCCGCCTGGTCCGGCGCGAGCACGCGCCCAGCGCCGGCTCCCGGGTGCTCTCGATCCTCGACGAGCTCGGCCCGCTCGGGATCACCGCGCTGGCCCAGGTCGACCGCTGCTCCCAGCCGACGATGACCGGCCAGGTCCGCCAGCTCGTCGAGACCGACTGGGTGACCAAGACGCCCCACCCCACCGACGCCCGCAGCAGCCTGGTCGACCTCACCGACGCCGGCCGCGCCGAGCTGCGGCGCATCCGCCGACTCAGCGCCGCACTCGTCACCGAGCGCCTCGCGCGGCGTACCGACCTCTCCCTCGACGACCTCGCGACCGCCGTGGCCGTGCTCCAGGCCGTCGTCGAACCCTCCTCGGAAGGAATCTCGTGA
- a CDS encoding winged helix-turn-helix transcriptional regulator, whose amino-acid sequence MSTTGTEPSAPAAMAWSVDNCTLGRAMAILGERWTVVVLREVFLGVRRFDDIRRHAGIPRQVLTNRLAALVDQGILRKVPYRADGARTRHEYRLTAMGLELQPVLLAISHWGDRHLADPGGPPTVFVHRDEECAEEVHVEVRCAAGHHLADPRQVATRPGPGVRPFEG is encoded by the coding sequence ATGAGCACCACCGGGACCGAGCCGAGCGCCCCGGCCGCGATGGCGTGGTCGGTCGACAACTGCACCCTCGGCCGGGCGATGGCGATCCTCGGCGAGCGGTGGACCGTGGTCGTGCTGCGCGAGGTCTTCCTCGGCGTACGCCGCTTCGACGACATCCGCCGGCACGCGGGCATCCCCCGCCAGGTGCTCACCAACCGGCTCGCGGCACTGGTGGACCAGGGCATCCTGCGCAAGGTCCCCTACCGCGCCGACGGCGCGCGCACCCGGCACGAGTACCGGCTCACCGCGATGGGCCTCGAGCTCCAGCCCGTCCTGCTCGCGATCAGCCACTGGGGCGACCGGCACCTGGCCGACCCCGGCGGCCCGCCGACGGTCTTCGTGCACCGCGACGAGGAGTGCGCCGAGGAGGTGCACGTCGAGGTCCGCTGCGCGGCCGGCCACCACCTCGCCGACCCGCGCCAGGTCGCGACCCGGCCGGGGCCGGGCGTACGCCCGTTCGAGGGCTGA
- a CDS encoding tripartite tricarboxylate transporter TctB family protein — translation MTTTDTTWPTRPVIDKAQYGLAGFLLLAGGYVLYDASTLDRAFADQPVQPYALPYVVGAALVLLGVLLAVATARGDRPEAEEGEDVDLSQGTDVRTIGLLVGVLVANLLLIDWLGWAITGALLFAGTTYVLGSRTWVRNLAIGAALSFGSWYGFYVLLGLPIPAGILDGVL, via the coding sequence ATGACCACCACCGACACCACCTGGCCGACCCGCCCGGTGATCGACAAGGCGCAGTACGGCCTGGCGGGCTTCCTCCTGCTCGCCGGCGGCTACGTCCTCTACGACGCCTCCACCCTCGACCGGGCGTTCGCCGACCAGCCCGTGCAGCCCTACGCGCTGCCATACGTCGTCGGCGCCGCCCTCGTCCTGCTCGGCGTGCTGCTCGCCGTCGCGACCGCGCGCGGCGACCGTCCCGAGGCCGAGGAGGGCGAGGACGTCGACCTCAGCCAGGGCACCGACGTGCGCACGATCGGCCTGCTGGTCGGCGTGCTCGTCGCCAACCTGCTGCTCATCGACTGGCTGGGCTGGGCGATCACGGGCGCGCTGCTGTTCGCCGGTACGACGTACGTGCTCGGGAGCCGGACCTGGGTCCGCAACCTCGCGATCGGCGCCGCGCTGTCGTTCGGCAGCTGGTACGGCTTCTACGTCCTGCTGGGCCTGCCCATCCCGGCCGGCATCCTGGACGGAGTGCTCTGA